TCTGGAGAGCAAACGCGCACTACACTCGTAAAGTTGCGGGTGGAGAAACTGACGCGAAATTCTTAGGACAAAATTTCTACGATATTACTTGGGACTACCATGCACTTCAAGTTCCATTTAACGTAGGTATCAAACTTTCCGTTACAGAAGATACTTCCTTCTATATCGGAGCTGGGGTTCACTACTTCAACGGTGGATGGAGCTTAGCTGGAAGTAACCGTTTGAATGACGTTCATAATGCAGTAGTAAATGCTTTAGTTGCTGGCGGACAAACCCTTGCAGAAGCAAAGTCTTCTACAATCGCTGGACTGCTTGCTGACGGAACTGATCCTTCTGCTAACTACGAAAAAACTACCTTCCAAGTTTCTGGATTTGCTCCAAACTGGTTGATCGGAGCTCAATCTAGAATTTCCGATAAAGGTCATATCTATATGGAAGTTGAGACTCTGTTCTCCTTCAAATATGGAATTGGTCACCCAAGATCACAAGGTGGTATCGAAGGTTTAGCACCTTCTGTTGCGTATCCTCAAGTTCTTGGTGGAAACCAGTACAGATTCGGATACAAACACGAGATCTAATTCAAGGTCTTTGTTTGGATTATGTAAAGGCTCTCCGAAAGGAGGGCCTTTTTTATTTTTATTTTCTTTTTTTAAACACGGGCTTCTTCTCTGAAATTAATAAGCGAAATGTAAGTTTGCCCATCCCTAAGGGTATAAATTGGCTTCGTCGAATTTTATCACATAACGATCATGTAATGAATTAAATCGAAAAAAAGATGGCTACTCCTAAGCATATCTATTTCCAGTGAAAATGTTTTCAAACCCCACCCGGAGATAACCATGATACAAACTGCCAGAAGAACATTTCTCATCTTTCTTTTCATAGCACCTGGGATCTACTTAAATGCAAAAACATATGTAATGGGTAGTGCCGGATTACAATTCGATTTAGGAGATTTGGGAAATACAATCTCTACAGACGGTTTGGATTCATCTAGTAATTACGCGACTAAGGACAGCACAGGAACCACAGACGGAGTTCTTCCTCGATTAGCAGTCATTCCAGAAAACCGATTATTAACCTTACAACATTCTTCCAATGGTCTGATCAGCGCGAAAACAAACGGCGCAATGACAGGACTTACACTTTCCTTAGGGTACGAACAAGATTTCGGAAAAACATTCTTCTGGAGAGTAAACGCACATTACACTCGCAAGGTGATGGGAGGAGATACGGAAGCAAAATTTGCGGGACAATCTTTTTACCATATGACTTGGGATTACAATGCAATCCAGATCCCTGTAAATATAGGAATTAAACTTTCCGTTACGGAAGATGCGGCTGTATACATAGGCGCCGGAATACATTATTTTAAAGGTGGATGGAGTTTAGCAGGGCATAACCGCTTGAACGATGTCCATG
The DNA window shown above is from Leptospira neocaledonica and carries:
- a CDS encoding porin OmpL1, with protein sequence MVRNITRALLVFAVLCSSFGLSAKSYITGGLGLQFDLGSLGDTIATDGLDASGSYATTDSTGTQGGVLPRRAIIPENRLLSLQHTTNGLISAKTSGAMTGLTLSLGYEHDFGKAFFWRANAHYTRKVAGGETDAKFLGQNFYDITWDYHALQVPFNVGIKLSVTEDTSFYIGAGVHYFNGGWSLAGSNRLNDVHNAVVNALVAGGQTLAEAKSSTIAGLLADGTDPSANYEKTTFQVSGFAPNWLIGAQSRISDKGHIYMEVETLFSFKYGIGHPRSQGGIEGLAPSVAYPQVLGGNQYRFGYKHEI
- a CDS encoding porin OmpL1 yields the protein MIQTARRTFLIFLFIAPGIYLNAKTYVMGSAGLQFDLGDLGNTISTDGLDSSSNYATKDSTGTTDGVLPRLAVIPENRLLTLQHSSNGLISAKTNGAMTGLTLSLGYEQDFGKTFFWRVNAHYTRKVMGGDTEAKFAGQSFYHMTWDYNAIQIPVNIGIKLSVTEDAAVYIGAGIHYFKGGWSLAGHNRLNDVHEFLVDAGVTDTTILGLVADGTDPSANWENTRFNVSGIAPNWLVGAQARVSDKGHIYMEMETLFSFQYGIAHPSSEGGIAGLAPSVAYPQVLGGTQYRFGYKHEI